The proteins below come from a single Argentina anserina chromosome 1, drPotAnse1.1, whole genome shotgun sequence genomic window:
- the LOC126795282 gene encoding uncharacterized protein LOC126795282, whose translation MSVSDLPKKEENVLKGHEGAVLAARFNKDGNYCLSCGKDRTIRLWNPHRGIHIKTYKSHGREVRDVHVTSDNSKLCSGGGDRQIFYWDVASGRVIRKFRGHDGGVNAVKFNEYASVVVSAGYDQSLRAWDCRSHSTEPIQTIDSFTDSVMSVCLTKTEIIGGSVDGTVRTFDIRMGRELSDDLGQPVNCISMSNDGNCILANCLDSTIRLLDRSSAELLQEYKGHTCKSYKLDCCLTNTDAHVIGGSEDGSIFFWDLVDATVVSKIRAHSSVVTSVSYHPKDNCMVSSSVDGTIKVWKT comes from the exons ATGAGTGTCTCAGATCTGCCAAAGAAGGAGGAAAATGTACTTAAAGGGCATGAAGGAGCAGTATTAGCAGCGCGGTTCAATAAAGACGGAAATTACTGCCTCAGCTGCGGGAAAGACCGAACCATCCGACTTTGGAACCCTCACCGTGGCATCCACATTAAGACCTACAAGTCCCATGGCCGTGAAGTTCGTGATGTACACGTCACCTC GGACAATTCCAAATTATGTTCAGGTGGTGGTGACAGACAAATCTTCTATTGGGATGTGGCATCCGGTCGAGTTATTCGAAAATTTCGGGGCCATGATGGAGGGGTGAATGCTGTGAAGTTCAATGAGTACGCATCTGTTGTAGTCTCAGCAGGATATGATCAGTCATTGCGTGCTTGGGACTGCAGGTCTCACAGTACTGAGCCTATTCAG ACAATCGACTCGTTTACAGATAGTGTAATGTCTGTTTGTTTAACAAAGACTGAGATTATTGGTGGAAGTGTTGATGGAACTGTTCGAACATTTGACATTCGTATGGGAAG AGAACTGTCCGATGACTTGGGACAACCTGTGAACTGTATCTCAATGTCAAATGATGGTAACTGCATATTAGCGAACTGCTTAGATTCGACTATACGTCTCCTTGACAG ATCATCTGCTGAATTACTTCAAGAATACAAAGGCCATACTTGTAAG TCTTACAAATTGGATTGCTGCCTTACCAACACTGATGCCCATGTAATTGGTGGATCAGAGGATGGTTCAATTTTCTTCTGGGATCTAGTAGATGCAACTGTGGTGTCTAAAATCCGAGCACATTCATCTGTT GTAACAAGCGTCAGTTATCACCCAAAGGACAACTGCATGGTCAGTTCTTCTGTAGATGGCACCATTAAGGTGTGGAAGACTTGA
- the LOC126795376 gene encoding extradiol ring-cleavage dioxygenase, with protein sequence MDTFYISHGSPTLSIDDSIPAGQFLRSWKQNGFPSKPSSILVISGHWETSVPTVNSVSGPLNTIYDFYGFPKAMYQIKYPAPGSPDLASRVKTLLTNSGRFPKVAVDTTRGLDHGAWVPLMFMYPEADIPVCQLSVQTNRDGSYHFDLGRALAPLRDEGVLIMGSGAATHNLRMLRYGAADGAADPWALEFDTWLKEALVGGRYEDVNRYEEKAPHAKKAHPWPDHFYPLHVAMGAAGKESKAKLIHHSWQAATLSYASYQFSTADAN encoded by the coding sequence ATGGACACCTTCTACATCTCCCACGGCTCCCCAACTCTCAGCATCGACGACTCCATCCCCGCCGGCCAGTTCCTCCGCTCCTGGAAACAAAACGGCTTCCCCTCCAAACCCTCCTCCATCCTCGTCATCTCCGGCCACTGGGAAACCTCCGTCCCCACCGTCAACTCCGTCTCCGGCCCCCTCAACACCATCTACGACTTCTACGGCTTCCCCAAAGCCATGTACCAGATCAAGTACCCCGCCCCCGGCTCCCCCGACCTCGCCTCCCGCGTCAAAACCCTCCTCACCAACTCCGGCCGCTTCCCCAAAGTCGCCGTCGACACCACGCGCGGCCTCGACCACGGCGCGTGGGTCCCCCTCATGTTCATGTACCCGGAGGCCGACATTCCCGTCTGCCAGCTCTCCGTCCAGACCAACCGCGACGGGAGCTACCATTTCGACCTGGGGAGGGCCCTGGCGCCGCTGAGGGACGAGGGCGTGCTGATCATGGGCTCCGGCGCCGCCACGCATAACTTGAGGATGCTGCGGTACGGGGCGGCGGACGGGGCGGCGGACCCGTGGGCGTTGGAGTTTGATACGTGGCTTAAGGAGGCGTTGGTGGGAGGGAGATATGAGGATGTGAACCGTTATGAGGAGAAGGCTCCCCATGCCAAGAAGGCGCATCCGTGGCCGGATCATTTCTACCCGCTGCATGTCGCCATGGGGGCGGCCGGGAAGGAGTCCAAGGCGAAGCTCATCCATCACAGCTGGCAGGCTGCTACTCTTTCTTATGCCTCATACCAGTTTAGCACAGCTGATGCCAATTGA